The following proteins come from a genomic window of Palaemon carinicauda isolate YSFRI2023 chromosome 12, ASM3689809v2, whole genome shotgun sequence:
- the LOC137651123 gene encoding uncharacterized protein yields MGTLMPEQKRNWKTQVASLVHAYNSIKHETTGFSPHYLMFGKSPHLAVDLRYGLDEVLHAQGAVQSQKDYISQLEKSLQSAYELASAYSTDKKAQQKKNYDLHARSAILREGDKVLIRNVAFTGTHKLADRWQPDVYVVISHPNSEVPVYVVKPVDKKGPKKTLHWNLLLPLSSAIEYRTDGDVSEERKITDNSSMTSVDTPVANITDSSDDSDDSESGMRVHPRLRPEPIPTPRKRPIPMPRSSPAQPAEPVMEPPVPVPDVVPDIRSALEESEEEIQVFEEPVMPAADPESSEASSQEEPEEAAALGSEKPIPPPRRSTRQRQAPRWLHPEADEMSHSVYPSRVANRVNMLSKRVCAILEEP; encoded by the coding sequence ATGGGTACGCTGATGCCTGAACAAAAGAGGAATTGGAAGACACAGGTTGCATCATTGGTCCATGCATACAACTCTATCAAGCATGAAACAACAGGCTTTTCGCCTCATTATTTAATGTTCGGAAAGTCACCGCACCTCGCCGTAGATCTTCGCTATGGTCTGGATGAGGTCCTGCATGCTCAAGGGGCAGTACAGTCCCAGAAAGACTACATCAGTCAATTGGAGAAGTCCCTCCAGAGTGCTTACGAGTTAGCATCAGCATATAGTACTGACAAGAAGGCCCAACAGAAGAAAAATTATGACCTGCATGCTCGTTCTGCTATTCTCAGGGAAGGAGATAAAGTCCTCATCAGGAATGTGGCCTTCACAGGGACCCACAAATTAGCGGATCGTTGGCAACCAGATGTCTACGTTGTCATCAGTCATCCCAACTCCGAAGTTCCCGTCTATGTTGTCAAGCCTGTAGACAAGAAGGGACCAAAGAAGACCCTACattggaacttgctgcttcccttgAGCAGTGCAATAGAGTACCGGACAGATGGCGACGTCTCAGAAGAGCGCAAAATAACGGATAATTCATCTATGACCAGTGTAGATACTCCTGTAGCCAATATCACTGACTCATCAGATGATTCTGATGATTCAGAGTCTGGCATGCGGGTTCACCCTCGCCTCCGGCCCGAGCCCATCCCTACTCCAAGAAAGCGTCCCATTCCAATGCCTCGAAGTAGTCCAGCTCAACCAGCAGAGCCAGTTATGGAGCCCCCAGTTCCTGTTCCTGACGTCGTGCCAGATATTCGGTCTGCTCTGGAAGAGAGTGAGGAAGAAATTCAGGTATTTGAAGAACCAGTTATGCCAGCTGCTGATCCAGAGAGTTCAGAGGCTTCTTCCCAAGAGGAGCCCGAGGAAGCTGCTGCTCTAGGTTCTGAAAAACCTATTCCTCCCCCTCGTCGGTCAACTCGACAGCGCCAGGCTCCACGGTGGTTGCATCCCGAGGCAGATGAGATGTCTCATTCTGTGTATCCTTCAAGAGTTGCCAACAGGGTCAACATGCTGAGCAAGCGCGTCTGTGCTATTTTGGAGGAGCCCTAG